A genomic window from Bubalus bubalis isolate 160015118507 breed Murrah chromosome 11, NDDB_SH_1, whole genome shotgun sequence includes:
- the TMED8 gene encoding protein TMED8 isoform X1 gives MSDPRAAEGPGVWSPAARRGPARGLGDGSGVEGSQAAASEDEDLENTKVTSVAASASDPEPDSSPYRSQMVSPVTEDATEDKQKAASAGEAQASVEQELLSADQTQILSKMVRYHGPQRSGDIVMIQSEHTGAVDILSADLESADLLGDHRRVSPPLMAPPCIWTFAKMKEFKSKLGKEKNSRLVVKRGEVVTIRVPTHPEGKRVCWEFATDDYDIGFGVYFDWTPVTSTDITVQVSDSSEDEDEDEDEDEELEDPVPAGDVERGSRSSLRGRYGEVMPVYRRDSHRDVQAGSHDYPGEGIYLLKFDNSYSLLRNKTLYFHVYYTS, from the exons ATGTCGGACCCACGGGCGGCTGAGGGGCCGGGCGTCTGGAGCCCCGCAGCCCGCCGAGGGCCGGCGCGCGGCCTCGGGGACGGCTCGGGAGTGGAGGGGAGCCAGGCGGCCGCCTCAG AGGATGAAGATCTAGAAAACACCAAGGTCACCTCTGTAGCAGCTTCTGCCTCTGATCCAGAGCCTGATTCGTCACCCTACAG GTCACAGATGGTGTCTCCAGTGACAGAGGATGCCACAGAAGATAAGCAGAAGGCCGCCAGTGCCGGGGAGGCCCAGGCCTCGGTGGAACAGGAATTGCTGTCTGCAGACCAGACCCAGATCCTCAGCAAG ATGGTCAGGTACCACGGCCCACAAAGGTCTGGGGACATCGTGATGATCCAGTCTGAGCACACAGGAGCTGTCGATATTCTGTCAGCTGATTTGGAATCTGCAGACCTGCTGGGGGACCACAGGAGAG TCTCCCCACCTCTCATGGCTCCTCCGTGCATCTGGACCTTTGCCAAGATGAAGGAATTCAAGAGCAAGCTGGGCAAAGAGAAGAACAGCCGTCTGGTGGTGAAGCGGGGGGAGGTGGTGACCATCCGGGTGCCGACCCATCCCGAGGGGAAGCGTGTCTGCTGGGAGTTTGCGACCGATGACTATGACATTGGCTTTGGAGTTTACTTTGACTGGACCCCGGTCACCAGCACCGACATAACGGTGCAAGTCAGTGATTCCAGTGAGGATGAGGACGAAGACGAGGACGAAGACGAGGAGCTCGAAG ACCCCGTCCCAGCTGGAGACGTGGAGCGAGGCTCCAGGAGCTCCCTGCGGGGCCGCTACGGGGAGGTCATGCCCGTGTACCGCCGGGACAGCCACCGAGACGTACAGGCCGGCAGCCACGACTACCCCGGCGAGGGCATCTACCTGCTGAAGTTCGACAACTCCTACTCCCTGCTTCGCAACAAGACTCTCTACTTCCACGTCTACTACACGAGCTGA
- the TMED8 gene encoding protein TMED8 isoform X2 has product MVSPVTEDATEDKQKAASAGEAQASVEQELLSADQTQILSKMVRYHGPQRSGDIVMIQSEHTGAVDILSADLESADLLGDHRRVSPPLMAPPCIWTFAKMKEFKSKLGKEKNSRLVVKRGEVVTIRVPTHPEGKRVCWEFATDDYDIGFGVYFDWTPVTSTDITVQVSDSSEDEDEDEDEDEELEDPVPAGDVERGSRSSLRGRYGEVMPVYRRDSHRDVQAGSHDYPGEGIYLLKFDNSYSLLRNKTLYFHVYYTS; this is encoded by the exons ATGGTGTCTCCAGTGACAGAGGATGCCACAGAAGATAAGCAGAAGGCCGCCAGTGCCGGGGAGGCCCAGGCCTCGGTGGAACAGGAATTGCTGTCTGCAGACCAGACCCAGATCCTCAGCAAG ATGGTCAGGTACCACGGCCCACAAAGGTCTGGGGACATCGTGATGATCCAGTCTGAGCACACAGGAGCTGTCGATATTCTGTCAGCTGATTTGGAATCTGCAGACCTGCTGGGGGACCACAGGAGAG TCTCCCCACCTCTCATGGCTCCTCCGTGCATCTGGACCTTTGCCAAGATGAAGGAATTCAAGAGCAAGCTGGGCAAAGAGAAGAACAGCCGTCTGGTGGTGAAGCGGGGGGAGGTGGTGACCATCCGGGTGCCGACCCATCCCGAGGGGAAGCGTGTCTGCTGGGAGTTTGCGACCGATGACTATGACATTGGCTTTGGAGTTTACTTTGACTGGACCCCGGTCACCAGCACCGACATAACGGTGCAAGTCAGTGATTCCAGTGAGGATGAGGACGAAGACGAGGACGAAGACGAGGAGCTCGAAG ACCCCGTCCCAGCTGGAGACGTGGAGCGAGGCTCCAGGAGCTCCCTGCGGGGCCGCTACGGGGAGGTCATGCCCGTGTACCGCCGGGACAGCCACCGAGACGTACAGGCCGGCAGCCACGACTACCCCGGCGAGGGCATCTACCTGCTGAAGTTCGACAACTCCTACTCCCTGCTTCGCAACAAGACTCTCTACTTCCACGTCTACTACACGAGCTGA